From the Vulpes lagopus strain Blue_001 chromosome 15, ASM1834538v1, whole genome shotgun sequence genome, one window contains:
- the LOC121475971 gene encoding olfactory receptor 52A1-like: MGSINMSYLNPKTVTLIGIPGLEHVQFWIGFPFLGVCLVALLGNIFLLIIIPTERRLHQPMYIFLAVLAATDLGLCVAIAPKMLAIFWFGSYSMAFDACLTQLFFIHALQGMESGILLAMAFDRYVAICDPLRHTSILTPLFLVQMILMVAIRATVLVGILPILLKRLQLFHSVVIVHSYCEHMAVVKLAAEDVHINKSYGLFVAFAILGFDMIFVFISYILIFQAVFRLPQKEARLKAFNTCTAHIAVFLEFYILAFFSFFSHRFGHVSPYVHILLSTIYLLVPPALNPIIYGVKTKEIRRRVAQMCILRSDIE; the protein is encoded by the coding sequence ATGGGATCTATAAACATGTCATATTTGAACCCAAAGACAGTGACCCTGATTGGGATCCCTGGACTAGAGCATGTGCAGTTTTGGATTGGATTTCCTTTCCTTGGAGTGTGCCTGGTGGCTCTGCTGGGGAACATCTTCTTGTTAATCATCATCCCTACAGAACGTCGTCTTCACCAACCCATGTACATCTTCCTGGCAGTTTTGGCAGCCACTGACCTAGGCCTCTGTGTAGCCATTGCTCCCAAGATGTTGGCCATCTTCTGGTTTGGCTCTTACTCCATGGCTTTTGATGCTTGCCTCACCCAGCTATTCTTCATCCATGCCTTGCAGGGCATGGAATCTGGTATCTTGTTGGCCATGGCCTTTGACCGCTATGTTGCCATCTGTGATCCCTTGAGACACACATCCATTCTTACACCTCTCTTTCTAGTTCAAATGATATTGATGGTGGCCATCCGGGCAACGGTGCTAGTTGGAATTTTACCCATTCTACTTAAACGCTTGCAACTTTTCCATTCTGTGGTTATTGTTCATTCCTACTGTGAACACATGGCTGTGGTCAAGCTGGCTGCAGAAGATGTCCATATTAACAAATCATATGGGCTCTTTGTAGCCTTTGCAATTCTAGGTTTTGATATGATCTTTGTCTTCATCTCctacattttgatttttcaggCTGTTTTTCGTCTTCCCCAGAAAGAGGCAAGACTCAAAGCATTCAATACTTGTACTGCCCATATTGCTGTCTTCCTGGAGTTTTATatccttgcctttttttccttcttcagccACCGTTTTGGACATGTATCACCCTATGTTCATATTCTCTTGTCTACCATCTATCTGCTTGTGCCACCTGCCCTTAATCCCATTATCTATGGTGTGAAGACCAAGGAGATCCGCAGGCGGGTTGCTCAGATGTGTATTCTGAGGTCTGACATCGAGTAG
- the LOC121476074 gene encoding olfactory receptor 52K1-like — protein MTSCNNSIPQPLIFVLAGIPGLESSHGLFSVPFFLVFVVTIFGNTTILCIIRVEKSLHEPMFLLLAMLSVVDLSLVSVTVPRMLEIFWMNAKEISFNACLTQMFFIPSFYVMESGILLAMAFDRFVAIWFPLRYTTILANKVLVKMALTVLARAVAVLTPAPILAGRLESFQTHIIAYSYCAYMAVVKIACGDISNHIFYGLMVLVASVGLDLFFIILSYGLILHAVFQIPSWEARGKALNTCGSHLCVIALFYSPVVFSVLAQILGYHMAPHLQIIIDSLYFLVPPMVNPLIYGARTKQMRERMLRIFHCHRN, from the coding sequence ATGACCTCTTGCAACAACTCCATTCCTCAACCTTTGATATTTGTTCTGGCTGGAATTCCTGGCCTGGAATCTTCCCATGGCTTGTTCTCTGTGCCTTTTTTCTTGGTCTTTGTTGTTACAATTTTTGGGAATACCACCATCTTATGCATCATCCGAGTAGAGAAGAGTCTTCATGAGCCCATGTTTCTCCTCCTGGCTATGCTATCTGTTGTTGACCTGTCCCTGGTCAGTGTCACTGTGCCCCGCATGCTGGAAATCTTCTGGATGAATGCCAAAGAAATCAGCTTCAATGCCTGCCTCACACAGATGTTTTTCATCCCTTCCTTTTACGTCATGGAGTCTGGGATCCTCCTAGCCATGGCTTTTGACAGATTTGTGGCTATCTGGTTTCCTCTGAGATATACAACCATCCTTGCTAACAAGGTACTTGTGAAGATGGCACTGACTGTCCTGGCAAGGGCAGTGGCAGTGCTGACTCCAGCACCCATACTGGCAGGAAGACTGGAAAGTTTCCAAACCCACATCATCGCTTACTCCTACTGTGCCTATATGGCTGTGGTGAAGATAGCCTGTGGAGACATCTCCAACCACATTTTCTATGGCCTCATGGTTCTTGTAGCATCCGTGGGACTTGATCTATTTTTTATCATTCTGTCATATGGGCTGATCCTTCATGCTGTCTTTCAGATACCCTCTTGGGAGGCACGGGGCAAAGCTCTCAATACATGTGGCTCCCACCTTTGTGTCATAGCTCTCTTTTATTCTCCTGTTGTCTTCTCTGTCCTGGCCCAGATTTTAGGCTACCATATGGCTCCTCATCTACAAATTATCATTGACAGTCTCTACTTCCTAGTGCCTCCCATGGTCAATCCCTTGATTTATGGGGCCCGAACTAAGCAAATGCGGGAGCGGATGCTGCGGATCTTCCACTGTCATAGAAACTGA
- the LOC121475945 gene encoding olfactory receptor 52A1-like produces MASINTSYLNPETVILIGIPGLEHVQFWIGFPFLAVCLVALLGNIILLIIIPTEHSLHQPMYIFLAVLAATDIGLCAAIAPKMLAIFWFRSCSMAFDTCLAQLFFIHALQCMESGILLAMAFDRYVAICDPLRHTSILTSSILCRMIVIVAIRATVLVGLLPILIKRLHVFHSIVIAHSYCEHMAVVKLAAEDAQVNKACGLFVGFTILGFDMIFILISYILIFQAVFHLRQKEARLKAFNTCTAHIFVFLEFYILAFFSFFSHRFGHVAPPTHILLSTIYLLVPPALNPIVYGVKNKVIRKRVAQIFLLSHISYQ; encoded by the coding sequence ATGGCATCTATCAATACATCATATTTGAACCCCGAAACAGTAATCTTGATTGGAATTCCTGGACTAGAACATGTGCAGTTTTGGATTGGGTTTCCTTTCCTTGCTGTGTGCCTAGTGGCTCTTTTGGGAAATATCATTTTACTAATCATCATTCCTACAGAACACAGCCTGCATCAGCCCATGTACATCTTCCTGGCAGTGCTAGCAGCCACTGACATAGGACTCTGTGCAGCCATTGCTCCCAAGATGTTGGCCATCTTCTGGTTCAGATCTTGCTCCATGGCCTTTGACACCTGCCTAGCCCAGTTGTTCTTCATTCATGCCTTGCAGTGCATGGAGTCTGGCATTCTGTTGGCCATGGCTTTTGACCGCTATGTTGCCATCTGTGATCCACTGAGACACACATCCATCCTCACATCTTCCATTCTGTGTCGCATGATAGTAATAGTGGCAATTCGAGCTACAGTGCTGGTTGGTCTGTTACCCATTCTAATCAAAAGATTGCATGTTTTTCATTCCATTGTGATTGCTCACTCTTACTGTGAGCACATGGCTGTAGTCAAGCTAGCTGCAGAAGATGCCCAAGTCAATAAAGCATGTGGTCTTTTTGTGGGTTTTACCATACTGGGATTTGAcatgatttttatcctcatttcctATATCCTTATTTTCCAGGCAGTTTTTCATCTACGCCAAAAGGAGGCAAGGCTCAAAGCATTTAACACATGTACagctcatatttttgtttttcttgagttttatattcttgccttcttctccttcttcagcCACCGTTTTGGACATGTTGCTCCCCCTACCCACATTCTTCTGTCTACTATCTACCTCCTTGTGCCACCTGCACTCAACCCTATTGTCTATGGTGTAAAAAACAAGGTAATTCGTAAGCGTGTGGCACAGATTTTTCTTCTGAGTCATATATCCTACCAGTGA